Proteins encoded by one window of Bradyrhizobium sp. B097:
- a CDS encoding tannase/feruloyl esterase family alpha/beta hydrolase codes for MRRHRPYRVGASMALFAGIVIAASPAMATPCSNLQSLQLQHTVINSATDNGTGTFVVPGNPPTTITGLPPFCRVTATLTPSSDSSIKIEVWLPEGTWNGRFLGTGGGGFQGDITYSELASGIKAGFAATNSDLGTGSSGCNPLFCGSNGNMGNPLATEFGDPAAPSTGLFGHPERIKDFGFRAIHLMTVRGKEIANAFYGQRAKTAYFAGCSTGGQNALMEAQRFPDDYDGILAGAAAFNRTHLHMAGLAGWQNAHASPGRFIQPGQMTLINQTVLKQCVGHDGGAGTDQFLTDPRDCGFDPKSLLCTGGKQPPACLTADQVTTMQKYYAGTIDPVNGQIINPGSERGNETDDVLALGLAFQEQLPEPAFDGLFYWVFGPSFGYPSSKVNFANFDFHRAVDKVDDQLAEVLNATSTDLGEFREHGGKLIMYHGWADPLIPSQSSINYFNALVGNEGHGFQPAGFFPGGNPALRRTQSYARLFMVPGMYHCSGGPGPNTFDALTPLVNWVENGTAPETILATKFVADTPPAVQFTRPLCVFPKVAQYNGSGSSSIAANFTCVAHDHEFNQTPAPKYGP; via the coding sequence ATGAGGCGTCATCGACCCTATCGTGTCGGCGCGAGCATGGCCCTGTTTGCCGGCATCGTGATCGCGGCCTCGCCAGCCATGGCGACGCCGTGCAGCAATCTGCAATCCTTGCAACTGCAGCACACCGTCATCAATTCGGCGACCGACAATGGCACCGGAACGTTCGTCGTTCCCGGCAACCCGCCGACCACGATCACCGGTCTTCCCCCGTTCTGCCGGGTGACCGCAACCCTTACGCCGAGTTCGGATTCCAGTATCAAGATCGAGGTCTGGCTGCCCGAGGGCACGTGGAACGGCAGGTTCCTGGGCACCGGCGGCGGCGGATTCCAGGGCGACATCACCTACAGCGAGCTTGCGAGCGGCATCAAGGCCGGCTTTGCCGCGACCAACAGCGACCTCGGCACCGGATCCTCGGGATGCAATCCGCTGTTCTGCGGCTCGAACGGCAACATGGGCAATCCGCTCGCGACCGAGTTCGGCGATCCGGCCGCTCCGTCGACCGGCCTGTTCGGACATCCCGAGCGGATCAAGGATTTCGGCTTCCGGGCCATTCACCTGATGACCGTGCGCGGCAAGGAGATCGCCAACGCGTTCTATGGGCAGCGCGCGAAGACGGCCTACTTCGCCGGCTGCTCCACCGGCGGCCAGAATGCCTTGATGGAGGCGCAGCGCTTCCCCGACGACTATGACGGCATCCTGGCGGGCGCGGCGGCGTTCAACCGCACCCACCTGCATATGGCGGGGCTTGCGGGCTGGCAGAACGCGCATGCGAGCCCCGGCCGGTTCATCCAGCCAGGCCAGATGACGCTGATCAACCAGACGGTGCTCAAGCAGTGCGTCGGCCACGACGGCGGCGCCGGCACCGACCAGTTCCTGACCGATCCGCGCGATTGTGGTTTCGATCCGAAGTCGTTGCTGTGCACCGGCGGCAAGCAGCCGCCGGCATGCCTGACGGCCGATCAGGTCACGACCATGCAGAAATACTACGCGGGCACGATCGACCCGGTGAACGGGCAGATCATCAATCCGGGCTCCGAGCGCGGCAACGAGACCGACGACGTGCTCGCACTCGGCCTTGCGTTCCAGGAGCAACTTCCCGAACCGGCCTTCGACGGCCTGTTCTACTGGGTGTTCGGCCCGAGCTTCGGCTACCCGTCAAGCAAGGTCAATTTTGCGAATTTCGACTTTCACCGCGCGGTCGACAAGGTCGACGATCAGCTCGCCGAGGTGCTGAACGCAACCAGCACCGATCTCGGCGAGTTCCGCGAGCATGGCGGCAAGCTCATCATGTATCACGGCTGGGCCGACCCGCTGATCCCGTCGCAGAGCAGCATCAACTACTTCAATGCCCTGGTCGGCAACGAAGGCCACGGCTTCCAGCCCGCCGGCTTCTTCCCGGGTGGCAACCCGGCGCTGCGGCGGACCCAGAGCTACGCGCGGCTGTTCATGGTGCCTGGGATGTACCACTGTTCCGGAGGGCCCGGTCCCAACACGTTCGACGCGCTCACTCCGCTGGTCAACTGGGTCGAGAACGGCACGGCGCCGGAAACCATCCTCGCCACAAAGTTCGTTGCCGATACGCCGCCCGCGGTCCAGTTCACGCGGCCGCTCTGCGTCTTCCCGAAAGTCGCACAGTACAACGGCAGCGGCAGCAGCAGCATTGCAGCGAATTTCACCTGTGTCGCACACGACCACGAGTTCAACCAGACGCCGGCCCCGAAATACGGGCCGTGA
- a CDS encoding NAD(P)-dependent oxidoreductase — protein sequence MEIGFIGLGKMGFPMARRLIEAGHKLTVFDMRKDAVDQLVALGAAAATSPKDIADRVETVMASLPSLQASLEVATGAGGVIEGKRVKRFIDLSTVGSQMAVKIHDLLAKKNIVQIDSPVSGGVSGAEKGTLAVMVSGPRADFELVKSALDVIGKVFFIGTKPGSGQTMKLANNFLSATAMVATSEAVVMGVKSGLDPAVMIDVINAGSGLNTASRDKFPRSVLPRSFDFGFATGLMVKDVRLAVEEMRSLGLSMEVAEAVGRLWEVIIRDEGPESDFTAAIKPIEKAAGVIVGGGGKGSHAAK from the coding sequence ATGGAAATCGGATTCATCGGCCTCGGGAAGATGGGCTTCCCGATGGCGCGCCGGCTGATCGAGGCCGGCCACAAGCTCACCGTGTTCGACATGCGCAAGGACGCCGTCGATCAGCTGGTTGCGCTCGGCGCCGCGGCTGCGACGTCGCCCAAGGATATCGCCGACCGCGTCGAGACCGTGATGGCGAGCCTGCCCTCGCTGCAGGCCTCGCTCGAGGTTGCGACCGGCGCTGGCGGCGTGATCGAGGGCAAGCGCGTCAAGCGCTTCATCGATCTCTCCACCGTCGGCTCGCAGATGGCGGTGAAGATCCACGATCTGCTGGCGAAGAAGAACATCGTGCAGATCGACAGCCCGGTCTCCGGCGGCGTCTCCGGCGCCGAGAAGGGCACGCTGGCCGTGATGGTGTCGGGCCCGCGCGCCGATTTCGAGCTGGTAAAATCCGCGCTCGACGTCATCGGCAAGGTGTTCTTCATCGGCACCAAGCCGGGCTCCGGTCAGACCATGAAGCTCGCCAACAACTTCCTGTCGGCGACCGCGATGGTTGCGACCTCGGAAGCGGTGGTGATGGGCGTGAAGTCCGGGCTCGATCCGGCCGTGATGATCGACGTCATCAACGCGGGCTCGGGGCTGAACACCGCGAGTCGCGACAAGTTTCCGCGTTCGGTGCTGCCGCGCAGCTTCGACTTCGGCTTCGCCACCGGCCTGATGGTGAAGGACGTGCGGCTCGCGGTCGAGGAGATGCGCTCGCTCGGGCTGTCGATGGAAGTCGCCGAAGCGGTCGGCCGGCTCTGGGAAGTCATCATCCGCGACGAGGGACCGGAGTCGGATTTCACCGCGGCGATCAAGCCGATCGAAAAGGCCGCGGGCGTGATCGTCGGCGGCGGTGGAAAAGGCAGTCACGCCGCCAAATAA
- a CDS encoding carboxymuconolactone decarboxylase family protein: MDQKTHDKGLEIRKAVLGEAYVNNALKNSDSFNKPFQELVTEYCWGAVWGREELPRKTRSMLNLAMISILNRPHELKAHIKGALTNGVSRDEIREIFMQVSIYAGIPAGVDSFRIAREVFAELDNKA; encoded by the coding sequence ATGGACCAAAAAACACACGACAAGGGGCTCGAAATCCGCAAGGCGGTGCTCGGCGAGGCCTATGTCAACAATGCGCTGAAGAACTCCGACAGCTTCAACAAGCCGTTCCAGGAACTCGTCACGGAATATTGCTGGGGCGCGGTCTGGGGCCGCGAGGAATTGCCGCGCAAGACGCGCAGCATGCTCAACCTCGCCATGATCTCGATCCTGAACCGGCCGCACGAGCTGAAGGCGCACATCAAGGGCGCGCTAACCAACGGCGTGTCGCGCGACGAGATCCGCGAGATCTTCATGCAGGTCTCGATCTATGCCGGCATTCCCGCCGGCGTCGACAGTTTCCGTATCGCGCGCGAGGTGTTCGCCGAACTCGACAACAAGGCGTGA
- a CDS encoding TIGR02302 family protein — MSGANIDPSENPSRAARDSDADARLKLTQLKLTEALQRAKFAIAWERAWPHLARFLTVAGLFLVASWAGLWLVLPFAARVAGAALFGIAALAALLPLVRFRWPSREEGLSRLDRGAGVRHRPATTLSDTLTNKDPFALALWQAQRERTLASIKRIRAGLPRPRVSLHDPWALRALVIVMLVATYVAAGDERGLRVASAFDWNGIMAPANVRVDAWVTPPNYTGKPPIILSNANKDAAAADTTPLAVPAGSTLLVRSSGGTIDVVVGGGVAEVAPEGQAPKGTNERHFKITGDGTAHVRAPAGQPQWKFTATPDRPPSIALAKDPERQARGALQMSYRLEDDYGVTEARAQFAARPADAPKDADGKAAQPRPLFEPPQFPLVLPNARTRNGVGQTVKDLSEDPYAGADVTLTLTAKDEAGNEGKSEPFNMRLPERLFTKPLARALIEQRRILALDANQNGQVYAALDALMIAPEMFMPETGYYLGLHTVSRQLEAARTDDQLREVVASLWALAVTIEDGNISDVDKALRAAQDALKQALERGASDEEIKKLTDNLRAALDNFLRQMVEQFRNNPQQLARPLDPNAKVLSQQDLKNMLDRMERLSRSGDKDAARQLLEQMQQMLENLQMAQPNQGDDDMQQSLNELGDMIRKQQQLRDKTFKQGQDSRRDRMRGKQGDQSMGDLQQDQQALRDRLKKLQEELAKRGMGPEQRGQKGQKGQGQKGDQAQQGDQGGDQGDDDGDGLDQADSAMGDASGRLGEGNADGAVDSQGRALDALRKGAQSLADAMQQGDGDQPGDGPGNRAGRQQSGGNQTDPLGRPLHGREFGDDYTVKIPGEIDVQRVRRILEELRRRLADPSRPQIELDYIERLLKDY, encoded by the coding sequence TTGAGCGGAGCCAACATCGACCCGTCCGAGAACCCGTCACGCGCCGCCCGCGACAGCGATGCGGACGCGCGGCTGAAGCTGACGCAGTTGAAGCTGACCGAGGCTCTGCAGCGGGCGAAATTCGCGATTGCGTGGGAACGGGCGTGGCCGCATCTGGCGCGGTTCCTGACGGTCGCCGGTCTGTTCCTGGTCGCGTCCTGGGCCGGGCTGTGGCTGGTGCTGCCGTTTGCCGCACGCGTGGCCGGCGCCGCCCTGTTCGGCATTGCCGCGCTCGCGGCGCTGTTGCCGCTGGTTCGCTTCCGCTGGCCGAGCCGCGAGGAGGGGTTGAGTCGGCTCGACCGCGGCGCCGGCGTCCGCCATCGCCCCGCGACCACGCTCTCCGACACGCTCACCAACAAGGATCCGTTCGCACTGGCGCTGTGGCAGGCGCAGCGCGAGCGCACGCTGGCCTCCATCAAGCGCATCCGCGCCGGCCTGCCGCGGCCGCGGGTCTCGCTGCACGACCCCTGGGCGCTGCGCGCGCTGGTCATCGTGATGCTGGTCGCGACCTATGTCGCCGCCGGCGACGAGCGCGGCCTGCGGGTCGCCTCCGCGTTCGACTGGAACGGCATCATGGCGCCGGCCAATGTCCGGGTCGACGCCTGGGTGACGCCGCCGAACTACACCGGCAAGCCGCCGATCATCCTGTCCAACGCCAACAAGGACGCGGCCGCGGCCGACACCACCCCGCTCGCGGTTCCGGCCGGCAGCACGCTGCTGGTGCGCTCCAGCGGCGGTACCATCGACGTCGTGGTCGGTGGCGGCGTCGCCGAGGTCGCGCCGGAGGGGCAGGCGCCCAAGGGCACCAATGAGCGGCATTTCAAGATCACCGGCGACGGCACCGCGCATGTCCGCGCCCCGGCCGGGCAGCCGCAGTGGAAGTTCACCGCGACGCCGGACCGCCCGCCGTCGATCGCGCTCGCCAAGGATCCGGAGCGGCAGGCGCGCGGCGCCCTGCAGATGTCCTACAGGCTCGAGGACGATTACGGCGTCACCGAAGCGCGCGCGCAGTTCGCGGCGCGGCCGGCCGATGCGCCGAAAGATGCCGACGGCAAGGCCGCGCAGCCGCGTCCGCTGTTCGAGCCGCCGCAATTTCCGCTGGTGCTGCCGAATGCGCGCACCCGCAACGGCGTCGGCCAGACCGTCAAGGACCTCAGCGAGGACCCTTACGCCGGCGCCGATGTGACGCTGACGCTGACCGCGAAGGACGAGGCCGGCAATGAGGGCAAGAGCGAGCCGTTCAACATGCGGCTGCCCGAGCGGCTGTTCACCAAGCCGCTGGCGCGCGCGCTGATCGAGCAGCGCCGCATCCTGGCGCTCGATGCCAACCAGAACGGCCAGGTCTACGCCGCGCTTGACGCGCTGATGATCGCGCCGGAAATGTTCATGCCGGAAACCGGCTATTACCTCGGCCTCCACACCGTGAGCCGCCAGCTCGAGGCGGCGCGCACCGACGACCAGCTGCGTGAGGTCGTCGCCAGCCTGTGGGCGCTCGCCGTCACCATCGAGGACGGCAACATCAGTGACGTCGACAAGGCGCTGCGCGCGGCGCAGGACGCGCTCAAGCAGGCGCTGGAGCGCGGCGCGAGCGACGAGGAGATCAAGAAGCTCACCGACAATCTGCGCGCGGCGCTGGACAATTTCCTGCGCCAGATGGTCGAGCAGTTCCGCAACAATCCGCAGCAGCTCGCGCGCCCGCTCGATCCCAATGCCAAGGTCCTGAGCCAGCAGGATCTCAAGAACATGCTCGATCGCATGGAGCGGCTGTCGCGCTCCGGCGACAAGGATGCGGCGCGGCAGCTGCTGGAGCAGATGCAGCAGATGCTGGAAAACCTGCAGATGGCGCAGCCCAACCAGGGCGACGACGACATGCAGCAGTCGCTCAACGAGCTCGGCGACATGATCCGCAAGCAGCAGCAGTTGCGCGACAAGACCTTCAAGCAGGGCCAGGATTCCCGCCGTGACCGCATGCGCGGCAAGCAGGGCGACCAGTCGATGGGCGATCTGCAGCAGGATCAGCAGGCGCTGCGCGACCGCCTGAAGAAGCTGCAGGAAGAGCTCGCCAAGCGCGGCATGGGTCCGGAGCAGCGTGGCCAGAAGGGCCAGAAGGGGCAAGGCCAGAAGGGCGATCAGGCGCAGCAGGGCGACCAGGGCGGCGATCAGGGTGATGACGACGGCGACGGGCTCGACCAGGCGGACTCCGCGATGGGCGATGCCTCCGGACGGCTCGGCGAGGGCAATGCCGACGGTGCGGTGGATTCGCAAGGCCGCGCGCTGGATGCGCTGCGCAAGGGCGCGCAGAGCCTCGCCGACGCGATGCAGCAGGGCGACGGCGACCAGCCGGGCGATGGCCCGGGCAACCGCGCCGGCCGCCAGCAGAGCGGTGGCAACCAGACCGATCCGCTCGGCCGTCCACTGCACGGCCGCGAATTCGGCGACGACTACACGGTGAAGATTCCCGGCGAGATCGACGTCCAGCGCGTGCGCAGGATTCTCGAAGAGCTGCGCCGCCGCCTCGCCGATCCGTCACGCCCGCAGATCGAGCTCGACTACATCGAGCGGCTGCTGAAGGATTATTGA
- a CDS encoding response regulator yields MTRVLIADDEDSMRSLVARAIAMDGHETVTAQDGAEALEMLTRDEGAFDLLLTDIQMPVMDGIALALTAARDFPALKILLMTGFAHQRERASGLEAIVHDVVTKPFSVADIRTAVADALAARKAS; encoded by the coding sequence ATGACGCGTGTTCTGATCGCCGACGACGAAGACTCGATGCGCTCGCTGGTCGCGCGCGCCATCGCCATGGACGGCCATGAGACCGTGACCGCGCAGGACGGCGCCGAGGCGCTGGAGATGCTGACGCGCGATGAAGGCGCGTTCGACCTCCTGCTCACCGACATCCAGATGCCTGTCATGGACGGCATCGCGCTGGCCCTGACCGCGGCCCGCGACTTCCCCGCATTGAAGATCCTGCTGATGACCGGCTTCGCCCACCAGCGCGAGCGCGCCTCCGGCCTCGAAGCGATCGTGCACGACGTGGTGACCAAGCCGTTCTCTGTGGCTGATATCCGCACCGCGGTGGCGGATGCGCTGGCGGCAAGGAAGGCGAGCTAG
- a CDS encoding MJ0042-type zinc finger domain-containing protein, whose amino-acid sequence MHIVCPHCTTSYAINPATLGEAGRTVRCSRCREVWLARPEDAIGATAPTLAYEAAGSNLAAEWDAMGREEADATPMVESPSISADLPADGDAATEWPAVAEADAAAHAGTQDAAKRRFRLPRLPRLFRLPSLPRIPFMPVIGALPTTCAAMGALIIALFVWRNDVVRLLPQTALFYKMVGLDVNLRGLAFKDLKITNETVDGKPVLVIEGMIVGQTRKPVELPRLRFSVRDAQGAEIYAWNAVLEQPVLNPGERAFFKSRLASPPPEGRNIDVRFFNKHDLTGGRA is encoded by the coding sequence ATGCATATCGTCTGCCCGCATTGTACAACATCCTACGCCATCAATCCGGCCACCCTGGGCGAGGCCGGACGCACGGTCCGCTGTTCCCGCTGCCGCGAGGTCTGGCTGGCCCGGCCGGAGGACGCGATCGGGGCGACCGCACCCACCTTGGCCTACGAGGCCGCGGGCTCCAATCTCGCCGCCGAATGGGACGCGATGGGCCGCGAGGAGGCCGACGCGACCCCGATGGTCGAGAGCCCCTCGATTTCGGCCGATTTACCCGCCGACGGGGACGCCGCCACGGAATGGCCGGCGGTGGCCGAGGCGGATGCCGCGGCCCATGCCGGCACCCAGGACGCCGCAAAGCGCCGCTTCCGCCTGCCGCGGCTTCCCCGCCTGTTCCGCCTGCCCTCCCTGCCCCGGATTCCCTTCATGCCCGTGATCGGCGCCCTGCCGACCACCTGCGCCGCGATGGGCGCGCTGATCATTGCGCTGTTCGTCTGGCGCAACGACGTGGTGCGGCTGCTGCCGCAGACCGCGCTGTTCTACAAGATGGTCGGGCTCGACGTGAATTTGCGCGGGCTTGCCTTCAAGGACCTCAAGATCACCAACGAGACCGTGGACGGCAAGCCGGTGCTGGTGATCGAGGGCATGATCGTCGGCCAGACCCGGAAGCCGGTCGAACTGCCGCGGCTGCGTTTCTCGGTCCGCGACGCCCAGGGCGCCGAGATCTATGCCTGGAATGCAGTGCTGGAGCAGCCGGTGCTCAATCCCGGCGAGCGCGCCTTCTTCAAATCGCGCCTCGCCTCGCCGCCGCCCGAAGGCCGCAATATCGACGTACGCTTCTTCAACAAGCATGATCTCACCGGCGGCCGCGCCTGA
- the ftsE gene encoding cell division ATP-binding protein FtsE produces MVRFENVGLRYGLGPEILRDLSFMIPAHSFQFLTGPSGAGKTSLLRLLFLSLRPTRGLVNLFGKDVSLLSKDQVADLRKRIGIVLQDFRLLDHMTTYENVALPFRVMGREESTYRREVIDLLKWVGLGERMDALPPILSGGEKQRAAIARAVISRPQLLLADEPTGSVDPTLGRRLLRLFIELNKSGTAVIIATHDITLMDQYEARRLVLHQGRLHIYE; encoded by the coding sequence TTGGTTCGGTTCGAAAATGTCGGTCTGCGCTACGGGCTCGGCCCGGAGATTTTGCGCGACCTCTCCTTCATGATCCCGGCGCACTCGTTCCAGTTTCTCACCGGGCCGTCCGGCGCGGGCAAGACCTCGCTGCTGCGGCTGTTGTTCCTGTCGCTGCGGCCGACCCGCGGGCTGGTCAACTTGTTCGGCAAGGACGTCTCCCTGCTGAGCAAGGACCAGGTCGCCGACCTGCGCAAGCGGATCGGCATCGTGCTGCAGGATTTCCGCCTGCTCGACCACATGACGACCTACGAGAACGTCGCGCTGCCGTTCCGCGTGATGGGCCGCGAGGAATCGACCTACCGCCGCGAGGTGATCGACCTCTTGAAATGGGTCGGCCTCGGCGAGCGCATGGATGCGCTGCCGCCGATCCTGTCGGGCGGCGAGAAGCAGCGCGCGGCGATCGCGCGCGCGGTGATCTCGCGGCCGCAATTGCTGCTGGCGGACGAGCCGACCGGCAGCGTCGACCCGACGCTCGGGCGCCGCCTGTTGCGGCTGTTCATCGAGCTCAACAAATCGGGCACCGCTGTTATCATCGCGACCCACGACATCACTTTGATGGACCAATACGAGGCGCGGCGGCTGGTGCTGCATCAGGGACGGCTGCACATCTATGAGTAG
- a CDS encoding ABC transporter permease, whose product MSRSGDEKVSLVDLGRERPQVPATARNMSPIVPRASISGRALVAVVAIMTFLASLTTGTVLLVSASAAEWQSEVSSEITIQVRPAPGRDLDRDAQAAVEAMRAQSGILEVRPFSKEESAKLLEPWLGSGLSIDELPVPRVIVARVQPGTTLDLAALRARVTQVAPTASVDDHRAWIERMRSMTGATVFAGVGILILVIIATIISVSFATRGAMASNRPIVEVLHFVGASDSFIANRFLRHFLRLGLEGGLIGGGAAMLAFGFSESIANWFSGTPVGDQFAALLGTFSLRPSGYLVLALQAVLIAAITAWASRRTLFATLDDID is encoded by the coding sequence ATGAGTAGGAGCGGCGACGAGAAAGTGTCGTTGGTCGATCTCGGGCGCGAGCGCCCGCAGGTCCCGGCCACCGCGCGCAACATGTCGCCTATCGTGCCGCGCGCCTCGATCTCCGGCCGCGCGCTGGTCGCGGTGGTCGCCATCATGACCTTCCTCGCCTCGCTGACGACCGGCACCGTGCTGCTGGTCAGCGCGTCGGCGGCCGAATGGCAGTCGGAAGTGTCGAGCGAGATCACCATCCAGGTGCGCCCCGCGCCGGGCCGCGACCTTGACCGCGATGCGCAGGCCGCCGTAGAGGCGATGCGGGCGCAGTCCGGCATTCTCGAAGTCCGTCCGTTCAGCAAGGAGGAATCCGCCAAGCTGCTGGAGCCGTGGCTCGGCAGCGGGCTTTCGATCGACGAGTTGCCGGTGCCGCGCGTGATCGTGGCGCGGGTGCAGCCGGGCACCACGCTCGACCTCGCCGCGTTGCGCGCGCGGGTGACGCAGGTGGCGCCGACCGCGAGCGTCGACGATCACCGCGCCTGGATCGAGCGCATGCGCTCGATGACCGGCGCCACGGTGTTTGCCGGGGTCGGCATCCTGATCCTCGTGATCATCGCCACCATCATCTCGGTATCGTTCGCGACCCGCGGCGCGATGGCGTCCAACCGTCCGATCGTCGAGGTGCTGCATTTCGTCGGCGCCAGCGACAGCTTCATTGCCAACCGCTTCCTGCGGCATTTCCTCCGGCTCGGCCTCGAGGGCGGGCTGATCGGCGGCGGCGCGGCGATGCTGGCGTTCGGCTTCTCCGAGTCGATCGCCAACTGGTTCTCCGGCACGCCGGTGGGCGACCAGTTCGCGGCGCTGCTCGGCACGTTCTCGCTGCGTCCGTCGGGCTACCTCGTCCTGGCGTTGCAGGCGGTGCTGATCGCGGCGATCACCGCATGGGCGTCGCGGCGCACCCTGTTTGCCACGCTCGACGACATCGACTGA
- a CDS encoding YdcF family protein, with the protein MSLQPDDTSPKGHAAQPRGWLRVVIVVPLALAFVAAAVGFIGFLSQLRGVETDPPHNADGIVVLTGGSSRVSDAMELLAAGYGKRLLISGVHPTNDANDISRSVPDSQGLMRCCVDLDRSAVNTRSNAAETRRWAHERGFKSLIVVTSNYHMPRAIVELSHAMPDVTLIPFAVVGDKWRDEPWWTSGGTFRLLLSEYAKYVAAEMRVRLADIGLDLTSDLAEPAVAPRRPATAQADRD; encoded by the coding sequence ATGAGTTTGCAGCCCGACGATACGTCGCCGAAAGGCCATGCCGCGCAGCCGCGCGGCTGGCTGCGCGTCGTCATCGTCGTGCCGCTGGCGCTTGCCTTCGTTGCCGCCGCGGTCGGCTTCATCGGCTTCCTGTCGCAATTGCGCGGCGTCGAGACCGACCCGCCGCACAATGCCGACGGCATCGTGGTGCTGACCGGCGGCTCGTCGCGGGTGTCCGACGCGATGGAGCTGTTGGCCGCGGGCTACGGCAAGCGCCTCTTGATCTCCGGCGTGCATCCGACCAACGACGCCAACGACATTTCGCGCTCGGTTCCGGACAGCCAGGGGCTGATGCGGTGCTGCGTCGATCTCGACCGTTCGGCGGTGAACACCCGCAGCAATGCGGCGGAGACGCGGCGCTGGGCGCACGAGCGCGGCTTCAAGTCGCTGATCGTGGTGACCTCGAATTACCACATGCCGCGCGCGATCGTGGAACTGTCACATGCGATGCCGGATGTCACGCTGATTCCGTTCGCGGTGGTCGGCGACAAATGGCGCGACGAGCCGTGGTGGACGAGTGGCGGAACGTTCCGTCTCTTGCTATCGGAATACGCCAAATATGTCGCTGCGGAGATGCGGGTGCGGCTGGCCGATATCGGCCTCGACCTGACCTCCGATCTTGCCGAGCCGGCAGTCGCGCCACGCCGCCCGGCAACGGCGCAGGCGGACAGGGACTAG
- a CDS encoding lysophospholipid acyltransferase family protein encodes MIFLRSLIFNVLFYLVLVLLCIVALPALLLPRAAMMAIEAAWANASLFLMRVICNIRIEFRGVEKIPSGPLVVASKHQSFWETFALVRFFEHPLFILKRELMMIPVFGWYLKKVGMISVERGGGPRSLIKTLKRAAAEVKLGRQLVIFPEGTRTAPGAAPNYKAGVAQIYAESGVPCLPIALNSGLFWPRRTFMRYPGTLVVEFLDPLPAGLPRDEFMTRLREAIETATTRIVDAGRAEQAKLFGGVPSAAKG; translated from the coding sequence ATGATTTTCCTGCGCTCGCTGATCTTCAACGTACTGTTCTACCTGGTGCTGGTGCTGCTCTGCATCGTCGCGCTGCCGGCGCTGCTGCTGCCGCGCGCCGCGATGATGGCGATCGAGGCCGCGTGGGCCAACGCCAGCCTGTTCCTGATGCGCGTGATCTGCAACATCCGGATCGAGTTCCGCGGCGTCGAGAAAATTCCGAGCGGGCCGCTGGTCGTCGCCTCCAAGCACCAGTCATTCTGGGAGACGTTCGCGCTGGTGCGCTTCTTCGAGCATCCGCTGTTCATCCTCAAGCGCGAGCTGATGATGATCCCGGTGTTCGGCTGGTACCTGAAGAAGGTCGGCATGATCTCGGTCGAGCGCGGCGGCGGCCCGCGCTCGCTGATCAAGACGCTGAAGCGCGCGGCAGCCGAAGTGAAGCTCGGCCGCCAGCTCGTGATCTTTCCGGAGGGCACCCGCACCGCGCCCGGCGCTGCGCCGAACTACAAGGCCGGCGTCGCGCAGATCTACGCCGAGAGCGGCGTGCCGTGCCTGCCGATCGCGCTCAATTCCGGGCTGTTCTGGCCGCGCCGCACCTTCATGCGCTATCCCGGCACGCTGGTGGTCGAATTCCTCGATCCATTGCCGGCCGGCCTGCCACGCGACGAGTTCATGACCCGCCTGCGCGAGGCGATCGAAACCGCCACCACCCGCATCGTCGATGCCGGCCGCGCCGAGCAGGCGAAATTGTTCGGCGGTGTGCCGAGTGCGGCGAAGGGGTAG